A single window of Cytobacillus dafuensis DNA harbors:
- a CDS encoding molybdopterin-dependent oxidoreductase, whose product MFDLIKKINDFKISRRSFIGWTSAIAATTAIPVGRGLIAKAETNIGTEAAGGEGIWKTAACWHNCGSRCLNKVLVKDGVVIRQKTDDTHEDSPDFPQQRGCLRGRSQRHQVFNADRLKYPMKRKHWEPGGGNKELRGKDEWVRISWDEALDHIASETKRIKNKYGNESIYVSSDDSDDIRTVMATQGGYTTSDGTISWGAWLYTYDMLGVGEGLYVNGINDRLDLRNSQLIVLWGANPAWSTMGSVTYNYLQAKKAGARFITIDPLYTDSASVFDADWVPIRPGTDDALALGIMYTLLDEDNPVTNPLVKWDFLNKYTIGFDKDHMPEGADPKDNFKDYLLGTYDGQPKTPEWASEICGIEPSKIRSLAREIGGTERVALLTGWAPARINHGEGWVQAFSTLGMMTGHMGSSGNMTGVSCWEYAGNMGPKLLKGGGSGLPSIENPVTNVINENEIWDAILNGKFLQKGEGERKVNIQFIYHNYSAHLQTRSNIPRGIEAHRKVEFVVTNAYALTTNAKYSDIVLPVATQWETEGSVKGGNREILINWSKIVEPLYESKSDQQIGKELLKKLGEDPEKYYPISEKQQYFNKLAGSTVVKENGVDYEPLCTITAKDIEEWGVEGTPQQGRIPLKEFVDKGIYQVPRKKGDNFSFIAYKDFIDNPEANPVSSESGKFEIYCKALNEASKTAFTEIPPIPKYVPKAEGYESTFEDWNTKKKGKYPFQVFNPHYLRRSHSTFDNVPQLREAWPNPVFISGKDAKELGIKDGDTVLMSNEHGKALRPAKVVETIMPGTIGLPHGAWVDIDEKTGVDKAGADNMLVGYIPTGLGTSGYNTARCNVEKWNGEPLEEDVNWEQRIIKFK is encoded by the coding sequence ATGTTTGATTTAATAAAGAAAATAAACGACTTTAAAATATCTCGTAGATCATTTATTGGATGGACATCTGCCATAGCGGCAACAACTGCGATTCCAGTTGGACGTGGACTAATTGCTAAAGCCGAAACCAATATTGGAACAGAAGCAGCAGGTGGTGAAGGCATTTGGAAAACGGCAGCTTGCTGGCATAACTGTGGAAGCCGCTGTCTTAATAAAGTACTTGTTAAAGACGGTGTTGTCATTCGTCAAAAAACAGATGATACACATGAAGACAGCCCTGACTTTCCTCAACAGCGCGGTTGCTTACGAGGACGTTCCCAACGTCATCAAGTTTTTAATGCTGACCGTTTGAAATATCCAATGAAAAGAAAGCATTGGGAGCCTGGTGGAGGAAACAAAGAGCTACGTGGGAAAGATGAATGGGTTCGTATTTCATGGGATGAGGCACTCGATCATATTGCTTCAGAAACGAAGAGAATTAAAAACAAATACGGAAATGAATCCATTTATGTATCAAGTGATGACAGTGATGATATCAGAACGGTCATGGCGACTCAAGGTGGCTACACCACAAGTGATGGAACGATTTCTTGGGGTGCATGGCTTTACACATATGACATGCTTGGTGTTGGCGAGGGCTTATATGTAAACGGAATTAATGACCGCTTAGATTTAAGAAACTCACAATTAATCGTTCTTTGGGGAGCGAATCCTGCATGGAGCACAATGGGCAGTGTCACTTATAACTATTTACAAGCAAAAAAAGCTGGAGCTCGCTTTATTACGATTGACCCACTTTATACTGATTCAGCTAGCGTATTTGATGCTGATTGGGTGCCTATTCGTCCTGGCACAGACGATGCGCTTGCTTTAGGAATCATGTATACACTGCTCGATGAAGACAACCCAGTTACAAACCCATTAGTAAAATGGGATTTCTTAAATAAATATACGATTGGCTTTGATAAAGATCATATGCCTGAAGGTGCAGATCCAAAAGATAACTTTAAAGATTACTTATTAGGTACGTATGATGGACAGCCTAAAACACCAGAATGGGCTTCGGAAATTTGTGGTATAGAACCGAGCAAAATCCGATCTCTTGCACGCGAAATCGGTGGTACAGAAAGAGTAGCACTATTAACCGGCTGGGCTCCTGCTCGTATTAATCACGGTGAAGGCTGGGTTCAAGCATTCTCTACGCTTGGAATGATGACAGGTCATATGGGAAGCTCTGGCAATATGACAGGTGTGAGCTGTTGGGAATATGCAGGGAACATGGGTCCAAAGCTATTAAAAGGTGGCGGCAGTGGACTCCCTTCAATAGAAAATCCTGTGACGAACGTCATTAATGAAAATGAAATTTGGGACGCCATTTTGAATGGAAAGTTTCTCCAAAAGGGTGAAGGAGAAAGAAAGGTGAATATTCAATTCATTTATCATAACTATAGTGCTCATCTCCAAACTCGGAGTAATATCCCAAGAGGGATTGAAGCTCACCGTAAAGTAGAATTTGTCGTGACAAATGCTTACGCTTTAACGACAAATGCGAAATACTCCGATATCGTACTCCCTGTTGCTACTCAGTGGGAAACTGAAGGATCAGTTAAGGGTGGAAACAGAGAAATATTAATTAATTGGTCAAAAATTGTTGAACCTTTATACGAATCAAAATCAGACCAGCAAATTGGGAAAGAACTATTGAAGAAGCTTGGTGAAGACCCTGAAAAGTATTACCCGATTTCTGAGAAACAGCAGTATTTTAATAAATTGGCTGGCAGTACGGTTGTAAAAGAAAATGGGGTTGATTATGAACCTTTATGTACAATTACAGCAAAAGATATTGAGGAATGGGGTGTTGAAGGAACTCCACAACAAGGACGAATTCCTCTTAAAGAATTTGTCGATAAAGGAATTTATCAAGTGCCTAGAAAGAAAGGCGATAATTTCAGCTTCATTGCTTATAAAGATTTTATCGATAATCCAGAAGCAAATCCGGTATCAAGTGAAAGTGGGAAATTCGAAATTTATTGTAAGGCACTGAATGAAGCATCAAAAACTGCGTTTACTGAAATACCGCCAATTCCAAAATATGTTCCAAAAGCAGAAGGCTATGAGTCTACTTTCGAAGACTGGAATACAAAGAAAAAAGGAAAATACCCATTCCAAGTCTTTAATCCACATTATTTAAGACGCTCCCATAGTACATTTGATAATGTACCTCAATTACGTGAAGCGTGGCCTAATCCTGTATTTATAAGCGGGAAAGATGCAAAGGAACTAGGAATTAAAGATGGCGATACAGTGTTAATGTCGAATGAACATGGAAAGGCATTACGCCCTGCTAAAGTTGTTGAAACAATTATGCCAGGAACGATTGGCCTTCCTCATGGAGCATGGGTAGATATTGATGAAAAGACTGGAGTCGATAAAGCCGGTGCTGATAATATGCTTGTTGGTTATATCCCAACTGGTCTCGGTACTTCTGGCTACAATACTGCACGTTGTAATGTAGAAAAATGGAACGGTGAACCACTCGAAGAAGATGTGAATTGGGAACAACGCATAATTAAATTTAAATAA
- a CDS encoding DMSO/selenate family reductase complex B subunit, with product MVQMGFYIDVAKCIGCKTCTIACKDKNDLEVGRNFRRVYDFEEGSFPKPSIYHLSISCNHCKDPKCVKNCPTTAIHKRAEDGVVVIDHDKCVGCKYCEWNCPYGAPQFSEELGKMTKCDTCLDLREKGEDPVCVSSCIMRAIEFGPIDELRAKYGTINEVKGMPSASITQPNIVIHM from the coding sequence ATGGTTCAAATGGGTTTTTATATAGATGTTGCCAAATGTATTGGCTGTAAAACATGTACAATTGCATGCAAAGACAAAAATGATTTAGAAGTAGGAAGAAATTTTAGAAGGGTCTATGATTTTGAAGAAGGCAGTTTTCCAAAACCATCTATTTACCATCTATCAATCTCTTGTAACCATTGTAAAGATCCGAAATGTGTAAAAAACTGTCCAACTACTGCCATTCATAAACGTGCAGAAGATGGTGTAGTGGTCATTGATCACGATAAATGTGTCGGGTGTAAATATTGTGAATGGAATTGCCCATATGGCGCACCACAGTTTTCTGAAGAACTTGGAAAAATGACGAAATGTGATACTTGTCTTGATTTACGTGAAAAAGGTGAGGATCCTGTATGTGTAAGCTCTTGTATTATGAGAGCAATTGAATTTGGTCCAATTGACGAACTCCGAGCTAAATATGGAACGATCAACGAGGTGAAAGGAATGCCAAGTGCTTCCATAACACAGCCGAACATTGTCATTCATATGTAA
- a CDS encoding dimethyl sulfoxide reductase anchor subunit family protein has product MHEWALLIFSICVQTAIGGMFMLWLYQRNISKSGDETTFTILKTPLIIIAVLSLIGLGASFWHLGAPSNAFNTIRNIGSSWMSREIVVTGLFIAAACITAGLAILQKKINPILLLVTAIIGFVDIYCMASIYSNSLISGWNSINTFTSFYGTALVLGAVLIASFTVPALRAKNMDDNAKTLLKLSFFTALFGIAIQLLGVALFPAAMTDVNIMAATAATSSLEPYQGTIAIRWVIEVIGIVLLGYMALSPVKKTTITVAFVALIVIGFAEGLSRYVFYVLGS; this is encoded by the coding sequence ATGCATGAGTGGGCATTATTAATCTTTTCAATTTGTGTACAGACTGCAATTGGCGGTATGTTCATGCTATGGTTGTATCAGCGAAATATTAGCAAAAGTGGTGATGAGACTACATTTACGATTTTGAAAACTCCTCTCATCATTATTGCAGTCCTTTCATTAATTGGTCTTGGTGCTTCATTTTGGCACCTAGGTGCACCAAGTAATGCATTCAACACAATTAGAAATATCGGCTCTTCATGGATGAGCCGTGAAATTGTTGTAACAGGTTTATTTATTGCAGCTGCTTGTATAACCGCTGGCTTGGCTATCCTACAAAAAAAAATAAACCCGATATTGTTGCTTGTAACGGCCATTATTGGATTTGTTGATATTTACTGCATGGCTTCAATTTATTCAAATTCTCTAATAAGTGGCTGGAACTCCATCAACACATTCACTTCCTTTTATGGAACAGCCCTTGTTTTAGGAGCAGTACTTATTGCTAGCTTTACAGTACCTGCTCTTCGGGCAAAAAATATGGATGACAATGCAAAGACTCTTTTAAAACTATCTTTTTTTACTGCTTTATTTGGAATTGCCATCCAGCTTTTAGGTGTTGCACTATTCCCTGCTGCTATGACAGATGTAAATATAATGGCTGCTACAGCAGCTACATCTTCCCTTGAACCTTATCAAGGAACAATCGCAATCAGGTGGGTGATCGAAGTCATTGGAATCGTTTTATTAGGTTATATGGCTCTATCACCAGTTAAGAAAACTACAATTACAGTTGCGTTTGTCGCATTAATCGTAATTGGATTCGCAGAAGGCTTAAGCAGATATGTATTTTATGTACTAGGTTCATAG